The genomic segment GTCTCTAGGGTCTGCCAGGATTCAGAGGCAAGCCAGGCATTGCTGGCATCATTGGAAAGACAGTGAGTGTCTCTTTGTTTGTAAAACACTTGAAACAATGACAGCATTTAGTAGTAATCTACATCTAGAACCAATGGCTGGTCCCATCAATGAAtagctgtttgtgtttcatctgATTTTTCCAGGGTGATGCCGGTGAAAAGGGGCCACAGGGTTTCAAAGGTCCCAAAGGAGAAATTGTGAGTAAAAGACTTTGAGTTGTGACTGTGAGTTAAACAAGtataaaagatgtaaaactgagtCTGTTGTCTTTGAACAGGGTAAAATTGGTGCTAAAGGAGGTCCTGGTGGAGCAGGACCCAAAGGGGAGCCTGTAAGTGCATATctggaaaaaatataaatatttaacatacatCATCACTCAGAGCCATGAGGATCATATTTGATGTCCTCCACAGGGTATTCCTGGCAGGGATGGCAAAGATGGCACACCAGGATTGGATGGCGAGAAGGTACATTGCACCTTGTCTTATTGCATGTTCTGTCGTCCATAGCAAGACTGATGTCACACTCACAGTGGTATCTGTTTTGATAGGGTGATGCTGGGCGCCATGGAGTAGTTGGAGAAAAAGGACCAAATGGCCTTCCTGTAAGTATTTTGAAATAGACTAGAGTGTGTCCTGAGGCAAACTTATAGTAATGTGTTTAATCCATCTTGATTCTTGATTCTGcacatacatatgcatacatacattCTATCAAAGTCAACCCTAATCCACTGCATGTGGTCTGTGAAAAATGGTTGGTCCCACTCCTGAATAGGAAAATTCAGTtgctttaaagacaaaaatgttgTAAGTCAAAAGGCCTCAAACATACTCTCTCAGTGTGatcattattttgcattttctgTTGCAGGGCCTACAAGGAAAGAGTGGTGCAAAGGGATCCAAAGGAGAAGTCGTGAGTGTTACAActaaacagaaatacattttaaccttaaaattaaaattagcaCCATATAGGACAacaattttcttctttttcaccaGGGTGACCCAGGGAAGGCTGGAGAAACAGGACCCTCTGGAGAGCCAGGTATTCCTGTATGTATCTGATGGGCTTTTAGGGGTGTCACTGGGTCACTTAACCCAACATGGAACTTCAACAATGTTGCGTCTCGTCTCTAAACTTTCCACGTCTTTCGTCTGTTTCCTCAGGGTGACATTGGCATCCCAGGAGAGAGGGGAATAGCAGGACCCAGAGGAGTAGCTGTGAGTTAATGGTTACACTATCATTTGATGTGATGTGAACATTATCTCCAGGTAAATTACTGCACTGCTAGTTTAGCTATAAAAACTTCAAAAGCATCTGTTAcatatgacatttaaaaataatcttcAAAAAGCCAAATGATTAGACTCCTTGCTTTACAGGACCATCTGTTCATTTTAACCAATTTACAGCCAGTATTAATAACCAGTGTGGATATTTGAATACATAATGAGTGAAAAAGAAATGGCAATGATGGAAAATATCTTATAAAACTACAATTGATAGTAGCATGCAACATAAATATGCTCCCATTGAGATACAATTGGAATAGCAGGTCAACAAACTACTACATTTCaaagtttattacattttgctacagaaataataaaagtattGCTGCTGATTCCGTGATTCACAAAGGTGCAGTTATGAGTGTTGAGAGCAGGTATTCATAAAGCAGGAATTTATGAACATAGAGGTCTTTGTTTTTGACAGCAGATCCCATAGCGagaaaaaattataaaatagcAGCTCTAAAGCTGGACAAATTCAATTTCGGAGCATTTCTTTAATACACTGCTATCACACACTGCACTGCATAATGAATCATACCTCACATAACCATCACACCCATGCAGTCTATTCTTCTTCTGCAAGAcaaaaacatcattaatatcCAGGTTGTACTATTTCTAATAAGATCACATGACAATATCTGTTTCCAACAGGGAGCTATTGGACCACTAGGCAACCCTGGTCCTCAGGGAGTGAAAGGCTTCCAGGTCAGTTGCATGACAACACCAATCAttatcagtttttaaaaaaacgttTATTATTAGATAACTTACTAGCTTTGTATGTCATGTGCTGCAGGGGGTAAAAGGAGCCTTGGGGGATCCAGGTCTTCCAGGTCCAACAGGAATCCGTGGGGAGTTTGGAGATAGGGTGAGTCTGACATGTGTGATATTAAAAGAATGTGTCTAGATGTAATGATATACAGTTTATATACAATCACTACACCACTGAACAGAATCTTATGAGTTGATGATCTGATGTAGACTAATATTATCAAAAAATAGGTAGAgtaaaaccccccaaaaactAAAAGCCACATTGACCACTCCTTACAGACACAGTAGAGATATGTAATCATCCAGCTGTGTTCATGGGCGGGTATGTCAATAACCAGGTCATCCCACCTCAGCCTTAGACGTATAAACTTAAACTGCAGCCAGCAGAGAGCTCAAACACAAAGTGGCCTCCTGTTTAGAATCTGAAGACAGAACAAAGACAGTCTTTATGCCGCTCCTGGTGCCCCTCAACCAGCCCACCTCACTTCCtttcatcccccttccttcttccacaaATGTCTCTACATGGCTCTtattcatcctctctctctcctttttcaaCCCTAAAGGGTCCAGTCGGAGCTTCTGGACCTAAAGGAGACATGgtaaatatatttatgtcaAAGTTGAAGTTTAAATATGAACTAAGATAGTCTTCACCCAGCCCCTTGAATGTtataaaagaaggaaacaaaaacCAACCAGAGAGATTTCATCAAATAATTCAGATGTTGTGTTGTAACTTTAGGGCGTGGCAGGAAGTGACGGTTTACCTGGAGAGAACGGAGAACCTGTgagtattttcttttatttctttgtcccaatcaataataaaacacatgtatTTGTAACCTAGAGAATTGTTACTTTGTTAGCAggcatttgttttctttattcatttaaaaaaaaaatagattctGGGATataaaatcatttagtcttgaCTTATATTTAACTTAACGTATCTCATATTTTCAGGGTCCTTTTGGACCAGTTGGACAAAAAGGAGAGGTGAGCtacatgtgttttcatttacattttgtgcATTTGTTAATTGTGCGTCCACACTTTCGCAGTATAACAGACCTCTACATGGACTCCAACAAATTGAACCAGTTTCCTACCTACACTAGATGGCCGTCTCTTAGCACAaattgtgtgtgggtgtaatTAGCAGCGCAAGTTTGTTCCAAACTCCCTCTGTGTCTCACTGAACATTAAACTAGACTGGTGCCTAGCTCTGAGCTATTGCCCACTTGTCAGTCAGCGCACATGATTCTGACTCACATTCCAGGTTTAATAGGATTAATTAGAGATAGGTATTGCTGCTTTAGGTTTATTAGCCTGTTCACCAACATCACCACAAGGGAGAGACAAGTCACATTAAGCTGCAGCACGATTTATGTAATTAGAGACACAGCACTGATGAGTCTCACTTTCTAGTCTCATTTACTGTTTGCTGTGCTCGTTGGAGTAATTATCAAGCAACAAGGCACCATATGAATCCACCCACGTGTCGTCTCAACAGACCCAGTTTGCTCCTTCGTTGGTGTTTACGCAACGATCAAATCAGGCTTATGGATGTTTTTAGCTCCAGTTTGGAAGAAATTGATTTCTTCATTTTTGCAGAATATAATGAGTCATTTAATGGATCATTCTTGTTGATTATAGTCAGGGAAACGAGGTGAATTGGGACCTAAAGGCGTGACAGGTCCACAAGGGGAACTCGGAGCAAGAGGGGTTCCAGGAAAAGAAGGACCAATGGGCTTCCAAGGGGAACAAGGTGTGCCTGGAATTCCAGGAAAGACAGGTGTacctgtgagtgtgttttttatatCTACAAAAACTGCAGCTTGTGATTAATGGGAACATAGTCAATGTTGTTTTCAAATAAACCACATAAATGAGCTTCTGctttaaaatgtcttctttaCTTGTTTCAGGGTAAACTGGCAAGCGAACAGCACATCAGAGAGCTGTGTGGCTCAATGATCGATGGTGAAGATCTTAATTATTCTGCGTCTATGATTCATTCCAGTACTGAATAAAAGATAAGCTGGGAATTGACCCTCTGTTGTTTTCTATACCCAGATCAGATTGCACAGCTGGCTGCTAACCTCAGAAGACCCCTAGCTCCTGGAATGGTGGGTCGCCCTGGACGTGCTGGACCTCAAGGAAAGCCAGGAGTTACTGGTTCTATTGGACATCCGGGTTCCCGTGGACCACCAGGGTACAGAGGCCTCCCAGGAGAGCTTGGAGATCCTGGTCCCAGAGGTATGAAAAttcaaacaatataaacatttgatttattgGTAGGAACACACAAATCAATTGATCgatcatattttctttgttttaacaACAGGTGATGTTGGTGAACCAGGTGATAAGGGACCTGTTGGCAAAGCCATTGAAGGGCCTACTGGAGACCAAGGATACCCAGGTATATGGCCCCTGTACAGAACACTAATTGGAGTTTGAGCTGATTGGAGCTTCAACAGTGTTCCCTTCCAATTTTACAATTGTTCATAGAGACTTATGGTGGTCATTAACATCAACCGTCCCTCAACAATGTGTAATACCAAATGCTAAATGTTACTATTAAAGCTCAGTTGCAAGTACAGCAATGCTCATTCTCTGTATGCTGTCCGCAGGTCTTCCTGGAGTACCTGGAATTGTCAAGGATGGGCGTGATGGATCTCCCGGAGATCCAGGTGAGCCTGGAGAGTCAGGCAGGGTAGGTAGGACTGGGCACCAGGGAACTCCTGGAATCTGTGACACATCAGCATGCCAGGGAGCATCAGTCGCTGGGAAATCATCCAACCCCAAAAACCATTAAACATCACTTCCTGCAACCTGACGCCATCCAAACCacggaggaaggatgaaaaagtgaaggaatgaaaaagagatcacaaaaatgtcctctttatttaaatacatgtatCACAAGATGGGAAGAGTAACATCAACAGGTGTGATATTTTGAGAGGAATAGAGGAACATCCAAGGAGTGACATGAATAACAGAACAactgagagacaaaaaaaaaatcaagatgaTATCCATAAATACAGTGGACAGAGGCACGGAAGAGTGCAAGAGAACAACCGCATTGCTCCAAATACTATCACGTAACAAGACTTGACTTACAAACAACTGGAAACATGAATGATGAGTCCTTTTTGTATAAAAACTTTGTACATGTTGTTTCCCTGCCCCCATTATCTCTAAAAACGGTGACTGTCTCTGAATGTGCATGTATCACGGCCCATTTAATGTAAATCACAGGTGTTACCTCAACATACAAGCTTTCAGTGTAAAATATGGAAATAGGAACCAGAGGTAAAAAGCCTCTGTCAAAGAGCTATGTATGTTTtgtaaaaggaataaaaagaacaaatacaCAGGTGCCCAGAAATCGTGTAGATtaatccaaaaaacaaaaacaaccttttgatagtctttttttacagcttgttttttgttttattttttaatgacatgTGAAGTTGATTATCTAAACTTGAgaatcaaaaacaaaataaaacttgtgGATGAAGAAATCAGACATTGTACAATAAATTTAAGAATCTTAGGTGccgttttttttccttctgtttttttcaaatctgCAATGACCACATCCACTATGTACTACCGGTGCTGTAACTATTAAATATACATGACTTTAAatactatttattatttgtggGTGACTGTTGTATGTACAGTAAGATGCTACAGCGACATGTTGTAAGAAAGAACAAATAAAGCCACTTTTCAGTAAAATATCACTCTTCTCTACATATCAAATGAACAGTTTGCACTTCAGAGTAATATGCTTAACACCATGAAAGTCAAGTAATCCCATTCAttcaaatatatgaataaagacTAAAATGTATGTAGACAAGTAAACTGAACAACATGCTGTATTTTAGAACAAAGTAGTAAACAAAAATCTATAATCTATCTCAGCCGttctttaaaaagggaaacaacCATGTATGAGTCTTTGAAAAGCCCTTTTTTGGCATGACAGTTCATACACTTGCCTGATATCATATTGTCTTCCTGGATAAAACCTACCATGTCTGAGCAGCTGAAAACTCCCCACTTTGTAAATCATTGTAATGTAGTCAGAGGCAGAGCTGACTAAGGGACACTTTTTGTCATATAAAATGTAACAACACCACCCACCTAACCCCCACAGCCAGACCTCCTGGGGCAACCCCAGCTACTCAAAGGTCAAAttcaataataaattaaatgtgctCACATATTTGGCTGATTTAATAGATAAAAATGGTGATTGAGGGTCACTGTTCTACTGCAAGAGGAATGCTCAGTGTCTCGTCCATCTCCCGCTGGAATGGGTCCTGGCCTGAAGAGGGGTTGGATTTAAGAAATAGTCCTTTCTTATCGGTGAACGCACTCTGAAACTCCTGTAAAGACGAATACATCTGATTATTGTTAATTAGAGATAATACCAGTGCTGTTGTAGTAAATTTGCCTATCTAGTTCGCCCCTCTCCATTACTccaggtggtggtggtggtgttgttgcACACTGTCAGCACAATGTGGTCGGAAACATCAGGgcttgttttaatttgtttcgGTGTAATTAAACTCTCATCTTCCAGGCCCAGGTTTTTAGTTACAAATAATTTAGCTGCAGGATGAAAAAGCCCAAATGTTTCACATGAGTGAATGTTTTAActccaacacacatacacacaagcgtACCTCTTTGAAAGTGTCTCCATATGTTTTGTTGATGTATCTCAGGAAGGTGGTGGTCCATTGCAAGGTGGTGACTTTGTCTGTGTCCGAATCACAGAATGGCACCAGCATGTTCAGCTCGTCACAGCACAAACGAATcctcttcctgaacagtagtaCAGACaatgcagatgttttttctGATGATGATGTCTCAAACTTTACTGACCTGTGACTCTAAGACTTGAGGTCCTATAGACTCATGCCTCAGCAATGTATAGTACAAACAATATCTCTTTGACTatgtttaatttacttttaattaCCATATATCTGACAAAGTCTGCATATTAAGCAACTATACATTAGATCATGACCTAAAATGATAAAACTCGGTTTAAAGAagtatagatgatgatgatggttctTTCTATTGTATAAAGAAACAGCTCTAAAGTCTAAAGGCCAGTAAACAGTAAAGCTGACATGTGTGTCTAAGTTATGCAGCTGCAACTATGTCATTATCAGTTTATCTGTCAATTAGTTTCTAAATTAATCAATTCATCGCTTCGTCATTAAAGGTACCATTACAAATCCCTACAGCCCAATATGATGTCTTTAACACTTTAACACTCAAAAATTATCAATTTACTATCATataagacaaataaacacagtaaataGGCATAATTCAGCTGGGACTAGGGAATGTTTGatcattttgtctttaaaagaaatgacttaaatgattgattgaaaatagttaatacattttctgttgaaAATTAATCGCCTAATAATTTCAGCTCTAATGTAATGCCCTCAAACTCCCACTATGGCACAAAAATGTCCACAGCATGTAGActacttctttaaaaaaaaaaactgtacataATGGTGGAAAAACAATTTGAAATCTCAATTTATTCCCcactaaactaaaataataagTGTTTATTATTTAGGGAAAAGTTCATAGTGAGTAAAAGATGGTGTAatctgtagtgatggttgaccAAAGAACACatacttaaaaatgttaaactaactaactgtaacaTGAGGTAATAAATACAACCCAGAAAGGGTTTGGGTCTCCttaaaatgaaaacctgaagactacagtttagaacctgctctatgtgtaaagtgccttgagatgactttgttgtgatttggtgctatacaaataaagattgattgattgtaagAAAACATCAAATTGTAATTGGAACGATAATAAGTATACATTGCAAGTATTTTATAAGAGCATGTAACACATTGTAGAGGTTGCAGAGACACCTTCAGATGTTAACAGCTGCTCACCTGCGTTCTCTCTCCTTGCTGTTGTGTCTCTCCCTGCGCTGGCTGAGTGAGATACAAGATCGCGCTGTTTTCCTGCTGCCACCCTCCGAATCTCCAGCTGAGTCTAGGGCGGCCTTAGCAGCCTTCACGGGTTGAGAGCTGCGGGCGATACCGTGCTTCCTGGAGGCAACAGGTATCTGCAAATCAcctgttaaaaaaacatgaattagaAACAAACCTATGCATATGTTTACATAGTAGTATAGCACAGTAAACTTTTAGAATTACTTTCTGTGTGCACCAACTGCTGCTCTCCtgttgtgttgctgctgctggtaaaATGAGGTTTTGTAACAACCCTCTCTGGGCAAAAGTTAAATGCAAAACTCTTGGGGATGATTAAACCCTGATGCTTGTTTGATTCAACCATGTGAGGAATATGGCCAATCACCTGAAattaaaacacaagaaaaaaaggattaaacacTGTATTACACTACAAAGTTatgataaaatgtattttaatatttttttcaccATACTTGGCCACACATTGTGACTGGGTTATATACACCCCCGACATATGGACTGGTAACCTCAAAAGGATTTGCTCGGTCAGTTTTCATCCACTTCTGCATTTGAGGATGTATGACTGCCTCCTGAGCCTCTGCTGACTGCTGAAACATCGTCAGAAAACTGAAACACAACAGAGATTTTTCACGTGCCATAAAAATGGGTGTCTCAGCATTAGTAGCAAACATTAATATGCTTTATCAGTGAAACGTACTTGCTAAGAACTGCTGACTGAATGTCTTGCTGTCTTGGTGTGTCAGCACACATGGTGTTGAACCTTTTCTCCAAGCAAACTCTAGCAGCGGATCTGGATCGCTTCTGCGAAGGTGTGCTACTGTTAGTGGGTGACTCAGTTGGACCGTTTTCCCCTCTGATTCTGGCCAGCACAAAACCTGGGACCTCTCCATAAGACGCTGGTGTACTTTCTCCTGGCATCACCAGACAGTGTTCCTCAGTCGAAGTCGAGAGGTCAATAGCTTGAGTGGTTGGAAAGGGAGACATCACTACGGTATCTTTAGCCGTCATTGCAGCGGGATGAGATCTGACATCTGGACCATCTGGAGGAGCAGCTTGCGCCTCCATCTGGGCTTGAATGAGGTGCTGAAGGTGTGTATATTCAACCTCTGTCATCTCCATCAGGCTGAGCTCAGGTCCCATTATCTGTCCCTGATCGTATGTCAAACATCCACCTTGGCTCAAAATCACTCCAACAGAGTCACAGGGGTGTTCTCTGGAGGAGGGTGAAGTTGATACGTGGATGGTTTTACAAGCTGAGGAAAAGGATGACATCCTAGAAATGGGATGGagatcaaaataaatgttttacttctCCAGTGGTGTAAagtaattacatttactcaagtactatgcttgagtacacttctgaggtatttgtactttaagtATTTCCAATTGATCCTACGTTATACGTTATACTCCACTCCATTTCAGAGGTAAATATACTTTTTTctccattacatttatttgacagttttagttacttttcagataaagatttgacagaatagatttttaaaaatacaacacacagtGAAAGATTAAACCAGTCTGATAAATAGCAGTGAGTTTTCCCTCTAAACTCCtcacataaataaatgttcaaatgatccaatatttcaccagaaataaaagattagagaaaaagtttaaaaaaaactgtgtatcagaactttatttcctctcccattaatcatctcatgacccctcagatttGTCTGATGACCAccggactaaactagctaaatgtataaagtagtttaaattAGCTctacctccagcagctacaacagtaacctGCTGCCTTCCCACTGATGTTTCAATATTAATAacctaatgatgtcatatataataataatatatctgTCTCGAGTATCCAAATGACTACTTTGACTGCAATGCTTCAACTACAATTTGCTGCTAATATTTAAGTAGGACTTTTCCTGCCGGACTTTTACTtctaatggagtatttttacattgctttaTTAGTACTTTAACttaaggatctgaatacttcatTCAAACAGGCCACATAACTTACATGTATATGTTAGCCAACATTAACTAGCTAATGttaaacatgctgtgtgtggagtcttttatttaattgtttttttcttt from the Scomber japonicus isolate fScoJap1 chromosome 4, fScoJap1.pri, whole genome shotgun sequence genome contains:
- the LOC128357625 gene encoding transcription factor-like 5 protein, yielding MSSFSSACKTIHVSTSPSSREHPCDSVGVILSQGGCLTYDQGQIMGPELSLMEMTEVEYTHLQHLIQAQMEAQAAPPDGPDVRSHPAAMTAKDTVVMSPFPTTQAIDLSTSTEEHCLVMPGESTPASYGEVPGFVLARIRGENGPTESPTNSSTPSQKRSRSAARVCLEKRFNTMCADTPRQQDIQSAVLSNFLTMFQQSAEAQEAVIHPQMQKWMKTDRANPFEVTSPYVGGVYNPVTMCGQVIGHIPHMVESNKHQGLIIPKSFAFNFCPERVVTKPHFTSSSNTTGEQQLVHTESDLQIPVASRKHGIAHSAGDSEGGSRKTARSCISLSQRRERHNSKERERRKRIRLCCDELNMLVPFCDSDTDKVTTLQWTTTFLRYINKTYGDTFKEEFQSAFTDKKGLFLKSNPSSGQDPFQREMDETLSIPLAVEQ
- the col9a3 gene encoding collagen alpha-3(IX) chain; this encodes MAVFSTLWVLLLCQLLTSSSAQRPGPRGSSGPAGPPGEAGRDGTDGKPGPAGLPGKAGVKGKGGLPGTAGKPGLPGLPGVDGLTGPDGPAGKDGPPGEAGDPGPAGPPGPPGRGRSGAAGLPGTNGLPGGVGPQGPAGAEGLAGLPGPPGPDGPPGLPGTLHDLNGDLLCPAICPPGPSGPPGMPGFKGHTGHKGERGELGKDGEKGDAGPPGPPGIPGTVGLQGPRGLRGLPGPMGSVGDRGLPGFRGKPGIAGIIGKTGDAGEKGPQGFKGPKGEIGKIGAKGGPGGAGPKGEPGIPGRDGKDGTPGLDGEKGDAGRHGVVGEKGPNGLPGLQGKSGAKGSKGEVGDPGKAGETGPSGEPGIPGDIGIPGERGIAGPRGVAGAIGPLGNPGPQGVKGFQGVKGALGDPGLPGPTGIRGEFGDRGPVGASGPKGDMGVAGSDGLPGENGEPGPFGPVGQKGESGKRGELGPKGVTGPQGELGARGVPGKEGPMGFQGEQGVPGIPGKTGVPGKLASEQHIRELCGSMIDDQIAQLAANLRRPLAPGMVGRPGRAGPQGKPGVTGSIGHPGSRGPPGYRGLPGELGDPGPRGDVGEPGDKGPVGKAIEGPTGDQGYPGLPGVPGIVKDGRDGSPGDPGEPGESGRVGRTGHQGTPGICDTSACQGASVAGKSSNPKNH